From the Candidatus Stygibacter australis genome, the window AAGAGTTTTAACTTCTGCTTCAGGATCACCAATTTCCTGAGCAATTATGCGAGCTTGTTGAGCCAGGTGAAGGCTTTTTTCCATATCAGATTGTCTGAGAAATTGAGAATATTGTACAAGAGCTTTGATCTTATCAATTCCCTGACTGTTTTGAATTTTTGTTTTTAATTCTGCTTCTTTCATATTATACCTTCAGGACGTCTTATACTTTGTATAACCTATGAACTGCATCTCACAGATTATGAGGTCATATTTGCTAAATGGATATTACTGGCAATAAAAAAATCAATCTGGATGCAAAGTATCAGCTTCGATTTTAGATCGACCATTGCGAAGGTATCAGCTTATACATGGCTCCGGTTCGACAAGCCATTCGCAAGGTCAAAGATAGTAGAAAATTGAACATTTCCAAGGTTAGGAAAATAAAGTAGATAATACTGCTTGACATGAGATAGCATCTAACTACTTTTCAAAGTATTGGATAAATACAAGTTAAATTGATAATTAACAAGATTAGTTTGATTTATTTTATTAAATCCTCAAAAAAGGTTTTCTATATGGGAGAATTGTAATGTCTAAAAAGAAGCCAGTTTCGAAAAGTGCTGATATTAAGCATTAAGGCAACCTTCAGGAAGTTTCCAATCGTGGGGATTGGTGCCTCAGCAGGCGGATTGGAGGCAATCAAGGAAAAGGATGGAATCGTACTGGTGCAAAGTCCTGATTCTACCAAATTTGCTGGAATGCCAGAGTGTGGCCTGGAAACAGTAATTGCCGATATTGAAACCCCGGCGGAGGGATTACCGGTCAGGCTTATCAATTTTCTAAATCATATCCCTGTATTAAAAAAGAAAAGGATTGGCTGAATTGGACAAAGGAGATGAAATGAAAGAAGATAATAAATCCTTAGGGCAAAAAAACAGCTGGCAGAAAGCAGAAGAATTGCTGGTGGAAATAAAGGCAAAAAAAAAACATTTAGGGTTTCCTAAAACAACGAAGAAA encodes:
- a CDS encoding chemotaxis protein CheB is translated as MLILSIKATFRKFPIVGIGASAGGLEAIKEKDGIVLVQSPDSTKFAGMPECGLETVIADIETPAEGLPVRLINFLNHIPVLKKKRIG